The Methanomassiliicoccales archaeon DNA segment CTCAACGTGACCCTGCACACCGGCTCCTTCACCGCCGTGGTAAAGAAGAGCTACTTCGTGACCAAGGTCGTCGCTTTGACCGTCTCGGGCAACATGATGCAGAACGTTTCCCTGAGCGCTTCGGCGTCCTACAGCGGAACCGTAACCGTGGCTGGATCCCCGGCCACCAGTGTGAAGGCCTACCTGGTCGACAAGGATGACCCGCTGTCCGCTCCGGACGCCAAGATCATCATCGCCGCCACCGTGACCTCCAACTTCTTCCGCTTTGACGCCTATCCGGGCAACTTCACCCTGCTGGTCGATGCCAGCGGCGCACTGGCCCAGATATCCGACGTCACCATTACCGGCAACGACATGACCACCGTAGCCCTCGCCGCGCAGAACCTGCAGACCGAGGAGAACACCTTCGCCTTCGCCGCCGACGACTGGAACACCGTCGTGCTGACCAAGGCCCTGGATCTGGACTACGACTACACCGTTCCGGGAATAGCTTACTCCTACCTGCCCAGCGCCAGGATGCAGATCGATCTGGCCCTCGGTGACGGAGACGGAGTCGTGGAAGCCAATGAACTGACCAACTACACGAACGTCATGGCTTCCTTCGGCCCCTGGGACGTCACCACCGACGGCATGCTTACCGTGTCCTCTATAGTATACTACTCTGAGGACGTCGACCCGACCTTCAGCGCCACTGGCCTGGACGCTGCCGTAAGCAGCACTTCCGGCTTCCAGCTGGAGATCGTGGCCAACTACGAGTCCGCATCCGCCATAACCAATGGACTGGGAGCATACACGGCCAAGGTGTACACCTCCGCCGCCACCTCGTCCATGGCCTACAATTACACGCTGGCACTGCCCAACGGCGATGACATGTACGAACTGGTGAAGAACGTCACCAGCCCGACCAGCATCACCGTCGTCGGCTACACCGAGGTTACCGTCGTGGCCTCGTCCACCGGCGGATACGCCACCTTGACCATCGACATGTCCGAGGCCCCCGTGGCCGCCGCGGCCGTGGTCACCGGGACCGCCGCCTACAAGGTCCTGAACGGCTCCACCCTGATGTACTACATCGTTTCCAGCGGCGTCAACACCACCTTCACCGCCACCGGTTCCAGCGACCCCAACGGCAACCCGTTGAGCTACATCTGGAACTTCGGCGACAGCAGCAGCGCCACCGTGACCACCCTGACCACCAACCACATCTACACCGTGGCCAAGCAGGTCACCGCGAACCTGACCGTCACCGACAAGGCCGGCCTGGTCGCCTATAAGGAATTCAAGGTCCGCGTGGACAACGTCGCCCCGGTGATCGTCATGACCTATAACGACTCGGCCGTCGGCAGCATCCTGACCGTCGACCAGAACAGCGCCGTGACCTTCACCAGCGAGGACAGCTACGACCGCCTGAACGCAACTGCGGACGGGCTGATTGCCAGCTACGCCTGGAACTTCGGCAACGGGAACGCCGAGACCATCCTGCTGGGCGAAAACCAGAACGTCAGCAACACCTGGACCAAACCGGGTACCTTCAGCATGTACCTCAACGTGACCGACGTGGTCAACCACACAACCAGCAAAATGGTCACCGTCACGGTGCTCGACACTAAGGCGCCTGTGGCCAAGTTCACCGTAAAGCTGAACGGCACCACGGTCACCACCGCCAAGGAGAACCAGACCCTAGTCTTCAACTGCTCGGCCTCTACGGACGACAGCGAAATCGTCGATTACTTCTGGAACTTCGGCGACGGCACCAACAGCACCGAGCAGACCCCCAGCCACAACTTCACCAGCATCGCCACATTCTCGGTGAAGCTGGTCCTGACGGACGAGGCCGGGAACAAGGGCTACTACAACTACAGCCTGAAGATCACCACTTCCAACCGCCCGGACATCCGGGTGAACGGAGTGACCTTCGACCCGACCAAGTTCACCGAGGGCGAGAAGGGCACCATATACGTCAACGTGACCAACGTGGGCTCCGCCAAGGCCGAGGGCTTGTACGTCCAGCTGTTCAAGGTCAACCTTGACGGCGACAGCAAGCTGCTCACCGACGTCGGAACGCTGTGGGTCAACGACAGCGAGGCCACCTACCTCAACATCGGCGAGACCGGCATGCTGAGAATTGAGTACAGCTTCGACTCCAAGGGTGACTACACCCTGCAGGTG contains these protein-coding regions:
- a CDS encoding PKD domain-containing protein; translated protein: MQRNKTWKLATGLMVLILLATPLLAFVPSEVSAATGNKLSINVFDNDGPIIGATASLTEVRKQATTYSDNSDSAGLIEFTPATGYYQLRISATGYYDFVYSDVIRFDGISARNLGNAMMTAMATANKSVQFNVTSGSTAVSSAVVTVKETYNGVTQTVATGSTNASGLLNVTLHTGSFTAVVKKSYFVTKVVALTVSGNMMQNVSLSASASYSGTVTVAGSPATSVKAYLVDKDDPLSAPDAKIIIAATVTSNFFRFDAYPGNFTLLVDASGALAQISDVTITGNDMTTVALAAQNLQTEENTFAFAADDWNTVVLTKALDLDYDYTVPGIAYSYLPSARMQIDLALGDGDGVVEANELTNYTNVMASFGPWDVTTDGMLTVSSIVYYSEDVDPTFSATGLDAAVSSTSGFQLEIVANYESASAITNGLGAYTAKVYTSAATSSMAYNYTLALPNGDDMYELVKNVTSPTSITVVGYTEVTVVASSTGGYATLTIDMSEAPVAAAAVVTGTAAYKVLNGSTLMYYIVSSGVNTTFTATGSSDPNGNPLSYIWNFGDSSSATVTTLTTNHIYTVAKQVTANLTVTDKAGLVAYKEFKVRVDNVAPVIVMTYNDSAVGSILTVDQNSAVTFTSEDSYDRLNATADGLIASYAWNFGNGNAETILLGENQNVSNTWTKPGTFSMYLNVTDVVNHTTSKMVTVTVLDTKAPVAKFTVKLNGTTVTTAKENQTLVFNCSASTDDSEIVDYFWNFGDGTNSTEQTPSHNFTSIATFSVKLVLTDEAGNKGYYNYSLKITTSNRPDIRVNGVTFDPTKFTEGEKGTIYVNVTNVGSAKAEGLYVQLFKVNLDGDSKLLTDVGTLWVNDSEATYLNIGETGMLRIEYSFDSKGDYTLQVNVTANNEVSSVMGDNSNTVSLEVQEASWKAWLLYGGIFAVVIVVIVLFLFRKKLPMVSGKKAAAPPTKKK